The Candidatus Desulfarcum epimagneticum region TTGCCGGAAGAAACCCATAAAAGTCTCATTCCAAAGAATGAAAAATTCAGGGCATACAAGTATCATCAAAATGACCGCGTCAGGAGGAATAATTTCAAATGTGAAAAAGCCTTTATTTTTCCCTCGGTCTTTGCGGACGGAAGTGTGGTTCCCTGCGACCACGATTACAATGCCACAAAATCATACGGGACTTTTTCAAAGGACACGTCGTTTAGAAAAATCTGGTTTGGAAAAAAGGCCGGGAAAATTCGAAGAACCATTAAAACAAATCGGGAGAAATACAGTTTCTGCGATCAATGCCCCTTTGCCGACATGTCCGAAAAAACATGCAGCATCAACAATATTGATTTGAGGCGATGAGAATTGGCGCCCGAATCAAAGATGGTTTGCAATGAATATATCGCTTAAACGGCCGGTGAAAAATTCGAATGAATTCGTCAGTGTGATTATATGCACCCATAACCGGCGCCATCTTTTGGAAAGAGCGCTGAACGCCCTGGCCGCTCAAAGCGCGCCTTTTGATATGTTTGAAACCCTTGTGGTTGACGACGGCTCAAACGACGGCGCCGGAATGATATGCGAAGAGATGGCAAAAAGACTTCCCAATCTGCGCCTCCTGACCCTGGCGCGCAACACGGGAAAAAGCAACGCGGCGAATATCGGCGTCAAATCGGCCACAGGCGACTTCCTGGTTTTCACGGACGACGACTGTCTTCCCCATAGGGACTGGATAAAGAACATGACCCGGGCTCTTCATCTCTTTCCTGTCGTGGCGGGAGCCGTGAGCGCTCCGGATTCGGGCTATGTCTCCCTTTGCCACAACATATCGGAATTTCATCCCTTTATCCCCGGCGGAAAATCCAAAAAGGCTTGTTTTATAGCGGGCGCGAATATGGGGATCAGGCGTGCCGTATGGGAGGAGGCCGGGAAATTTGAAAAAAACAGGGCGCTTTGCTTTGACATGGAATTTATTCTAAGAATTCGTTCAAAAGGGTATGAGCCCCGTTTCGTTTCAGACGCCGTGGTATCCCACGACCATGACAGAAAAACATTTAAATCCATATTCCAATACGCCGTGAGGCATGCTTCTGAAACGATTCTTTTGCGACACAAATATTCCTCCCTTTTAAACACCCCCTTTATTTTGAAGTCTCCCTTTCTTCTGATTTTGACCTCGCCCGTCATCGCTTTTAAAACGACTCTGGAAATATACCTTAAAAACTTCAAACTCATGAAATGGACACACGCCATGCCCACGGTCTATTTTCTTAAAATGGCATGGGCGCTGGGCGCGGCTCGGGGACTGAGCCATGTTAAAACGAAAAAATAAAAAAAGAGGCGGGGATTGGCTCAAAAAAACACCAGGAATCCATTGTTTGATAAACTCGTAAAAAAGATTGGGATGGCTAAGTTAAAAATTCGATATACAAGGCGTAGTGGTTATTTTGAATTGAGGCAATACATGTAGTATGCCTCAATTCAAAATAAGCGCTGCAACGCCGTAGATCGGATTTTTTACGACGCCATCATTGTTTTCACAACCCGCATATCATATCCGCCATCTTTTCCCATGAATACTGATCCTTGGTCTTTGCCGCGCCCTGGGTCAGCGTCTTAAGAACATCCGTCTCCAGCGCCTCGCATATGGCCTCCGCCAGGGCCTGGGGGCCGTTAGTGGGAACGATCCCGCCGTTTGTCCCGTCTTCTATCACTTCCGAAAGGCTTCCCGCGTCTGTGGCGATCACGGGCAGACCGAAACCCAGCGCCAACTGGCACACGCCGCTTCCGGACGCCGATTTGTAGGGCAAAACCGCCAGATCGGCGGCGCAAAAATAATCGGGGAGCCTGTCATTGGGGATATAGCCGTCTTTTATGACGACATAATCCTGTATGTTATGTTTCATGATGCGCCGGGCGTATTTTGCTTTGTCTTCCCAGAACTCCCCGGCCACGATCAGGCGGACATCCTTTCGGCGGGCGATGACCCGGGGCATGGCGTCTATGAGAACGTCCAGCCCCTTATACGCCCTGACCATTCCGAAAAAAAGAAGGACCCGGTTTTTTTCAAGCCCCATCTTTTTTTTGGCCTCCCCTTTTTCATATTTTCCTGTGGCCAGGGGCGCGTATGTGGGGTGAAAGCCCCATGCGGCGTCTTTTTTGCCGCCGGTCAACCGGCGAATCCTTTCCCTGTCTTCACTGGAATGAACCATCAGCCGGTCGCCCATGGACAAAACCGCCTTTGCGGCCAGCTTTTTGAGCCGCCCCGCCTCATGATCGAAAACATTGTGACAGATGAAAATGATTTTCGCGTCCAGGGACCTTTTGATCAAAATGGAGACAAACAAAAAAACCGGCGCCCAGAACGCCGTCCACCAGGGGAATATAACCAGGTCCGGACAAAAAGATTTGATCCTGCGAAACGCCGCCATCCATGTCAGGGGATTGACGGGATCGATTATTCGATGGACATTTTCGAGTTTCACAGGCGCGGGGCCCGGCTCCAGATCGCTTTGGCCGGGAAAGAGAAACCCGGGATACTGACGCTTCCAGGAAATAAACTCAACACGGTTTTCTTTTTGAAGCGCCCGGGCCAGAAAAGCCGAGTGATGGGCGACACCGCCCCTGAATGGATAGGCGGGTCCGATCAGGGCTATTTTCATGTTTCTTTATACTGTCCCTTTCTCATTAAGAAAAAAAACAGCCTGGCTTTTTCCAAAAGAGACATTCCGTATAAACATTTATTCAGGCAAACTTCTTCGCAATTTTTTATACCTTTTCTAATCACATTCGCCTCCTGAGAACGCCAAATCTCACTGGTTGGGAGTCGTCTGATATTGCCGATAGAATCCATTCGATTGC contains the following coding sequences:
- a CDS encoding conserved hypothetical protein (Evidence 4 : Unknown function but conserved in other organisms), with the translated sequence MNISLKRPVKNSNEFVSVIICTHNRRHLLERALNALAAQSAPFDMFETLVVDDGSNDGAGMICEEMAKRLPNLRLLTLARNTGKSNAANIGVKSATGDFLVFTDDDCLPHRDWIKNMTRALHLFPVVAGAVSAPDSGYVSLCHNISEFHPFIPGGKSKKACFIAGANMGIRRAVWEEAGKFEKNRALCFDMEFILRIRSKGYEPRFVSDAVVSHDHDRKTFKSIFQYAVRHASETILLRHKYSSLLNTPFILKSPFLLILTSPVIAFKTTLEIYLKNFKLMKWTHAMPTVYFLKMAWALGAARGLSHVKTKK
- the mshA gene encoding D-inositol 3-phosphate glycosyltransferase, with amino-acid sequence MKIALIGPAYPFRGGVAHHSAFLARALQKENRVEFISWKRQYPGFLFPGQSDLEPGPAPVKLENVHRIIDPVNPLTWMAAFRRIKSFCPDLVIFPWWTAFWAPVFLFVSILIKRSLDAKIIFICHNVFDHEAGRLKKLAAKAVLSMGDRLMVHSSEDRERIRRLTGGKKDAAWGFHPTYAPLATGKYEKGEAKKKMGLEKNRVLLFFGMVRAYKGLDVLIDAMPRVIARRKDVRLIVAGEFWEDKAKYARRIMKHNIQDYVVIKDGYIPNDRLPDYFCAADLAVLPYKSASGSGVCQLALGFGLPVIATDAGSLSEVIEDGTNGGIVPTNGPQALAEAICEALETDVLKTLTQGAAKTKDQYSWEKMADMICGL